Within the Glycine soja cultivar W05 chromosome 3, ASM419377v2, whole genome shotgun sequence genome, the region AATCTAACAGAAAATAAACACATGTTAGTCACAtgacttttaatgaaaatttatgtctaaaatactctcatcttcttcctcttaaCTCCATAAAAGACATGACATCATTTTTAacctgaaaatattttaatactcttacttctttttcttttttctctaattgaACGTGAACCCAATTTTCTATTGGATGTGAACCCACCATGTTGTACGCATGTATTAAcacccttcttttcttttagttcaatttttttggtgCGTGTTAAGTCGTTTGGTTGCTGCATTTTTGTTGGACGTGTTCTCAGTAATGCTTATTGATTGAATATAGtcatttgtttcaaattttagtattttgttcATGCATTTGTGTTTTAGACTTCTtttgttgaaatatttattttttatggctAGGTGTTTGATATAATGTCTCAATCAAGAGTTGCATGTTCTTCAAGTGTTAACAATAATGAAGTAAGGGTCaaatattaaaggaaaaattattattgcCTTAAGAAAGGTTCATTCACATGattagttgttaattttttattgagtaTTTGACAAAGATATTAAGGTAATTTTGTCTGCTCACATATTTCAATTGATGCTATTTAATGACGTTAACAGAAGGAGGataaaagtaatgtaaaaaagGGAGGGGTATTAAGTGTAATTTGAGAAAAACTAAGAGGGTGCGAGTGAAACAAAGATGTTAAAGAAATTTTGTATGCTCACATATTTTAAtgggtaaatagtcacttttgttcCCCAATGTGTAATTCGCTAACAAATACATccctgaaagataaaaatacaaaatttagtccttgaaagtgtaaaaagtgcaacaaatatatccaGCCGTTAACTTTCGGCCATTactgttaataaaatagcctacgTGGCACAAAGTGACAAATTTGTTGTTGAAATGATTAATGAATTGTTAGCATAGGGGcatatttttcataatatttttttgacttttcatcTTCCCACTCTATTGACAAATGTgtccttgaaagatgaaaatataaaatttaatttctgaaagtataaaaagtgcgacaaatatatctaaacgttaataatagattgtgactaattattattattattgttattattattattattattattattattatgtgtttgtaatttactgttattattcatttaaatttatgcaatatattttttaaatttccttttagtatatatatttttattattttgattttcttgtcAAATCTTAATCTTTGctgttaaaatttttttaatcttatatcttataattttattaaatttctactaaatttctcacttttaatctttaaaattattccatATCCCAATTCCAACTTAAGTACCCTTATATttagaatgaaaataatatgtcgagagttttgagtagaaaaaacaCAACTGGCCACgagaccaaatttatttatttatattttaaaaaaataatttaatcaacaagttttttttaaaaaaagtctcgcaaaatttaaactagataaagGTAAAGTGGAATTATAAgtcttttttcttaatcaataaaatgtatatatatacctcaaatATGAAAGAATCTCTTGGATAAACCTTATGTGCTTTCACTCAAGACAacacttattatacataatatgaatgaaataaaaacagttactaacaaataaataacccaaataaatttaaataaaaaatacaataataatcaAACTAATACATAGGTtaacttcaaaaaaaataaaaaaaaaaatagagaggtttattttttgtctttgggaCGTAGAGTTGTATCTCTCGCTAATTTAAGGGTTGCAACGACCTTACATTCCATTTGGCATACTATGGCAGAGTAcgtaataaagattaataattaattgaagaaacaaaaaattcaagaaatcaaaggctttcatttttttaaatggtaactcaatttttttatatcataaaactaaagaaatttattttattttggaaaataagtagttatattgattaattaaaaaactaattaacaatttgaaagatggataaatagatagataatcaaaatataagagTTCAAATCTTAAGTTGCATTTTACTGATTTTTTAATCCCTTttttcactactagaaaaaggtATTTTTATGACACCAATTCTACAACGGTTCTTTTGGAACCACCCTAGAAAACGAGtcagtgacatttttgtaattatcttATGATAAAAGTCTTTTACGATGCACATTATAAGACGGTTATTGAAAACCGCTTTAGAATGTGTGTTGGTCATAACAAcgggttttattaaaaaaaaaccattgttatctcaattaaatttaaattaaaagccCTAAATATGAGTGGTCATCCACGCGCAGCAGCGAAATTGCGATCTCTCGATCTCTTGAGGGGTGTTTCCACTTCTTGTTTGAGGCGGCTCGTTGGATGAGGTGGTTGGGATTTTGAACGTGTCAGTGGACTTGATGATAGCTGACTCGGCGTGCTCCAAGAGCCACCGGACGGTGTCGCTGTTGGACTTGTGGTCGATCTCTTGGGTCAGTTGGAAGATCTGGGCGGCGCAGGCGGGCATTCGGATCTTGCAGCCGTAGGGCACCTCCCAGGCCGTGCTCTATGGCATTGGTCTCTCCGAGGATGACATGGCCAAGCCGCAAGTCGGCGTCTCCTCGATTTGGTGCTAGGGTAACCGTTGTGTGACAGCGGACAACTCTTCTCCACCATGGTGGTTTGCAAGCCGGCGCACCTCTTCCTGGATGAGCTCGATGTGGCGTATGACGAGCAAGAGGACTACATTGTGATAAAGCACACGGCTTTGTTCACGTCCACCATCATGAGCAAGATTCTAGCGAGGCCCAACGTGAAGCTCTTCAACGCGGTGGTGGCGAAGGACTTGATCATGAAGGAAGGGAGGGTTGTGACCAACTTGGCTCTGGTTTCGATGAACCATGACACGCAGTCTTGCATGGACCCCAACGTGATGGAGGCTAAGGTTGTTGTGAGCTCTTGTGGGCACGATGGACCTTTAAGCGCCACTGGGGTTAAGAGGTTGAAGAGTATTGGCATGATTGATAACGTTCCTGGAATGAAGGCTTTGGATGCCAAGAGTATTGGCATGGTTGTTGTGAGGCTCACTAGGGAGATTGTGCTCGGCATGATTGTCACTGGCATGGAGGTTGCAGAAATTGGTGGCTCCCCAAGGATGGTATGcactttctattttaattttggtcctAATTACTTaagtatattattaatattcacaatatttgtctttattttttctttttttaaaataagacatAAAATAGAAGATGACAAAGATTATTGCTTTTTCAATATAGAATTACAGATGAAATAATGATATTGTTGGTGATATATGCAGGGTCCCTACTTAAGTATGATGTTTAAACTTACTTTCAAATTGATGGAACGTGTGGAGTTGAAGGCGTTGGGGAGGAACAATGCAATTGATGGAACATGTGGAGTTGGAACGGAAGAACCCCATCTTATTTTCGCTTCTACAGTTGAGTTCCATGATGGACTTGAGAGCatgatgttggatcaagtggcctcggaataattaagaaggggaggttgaattaattatgaatgtgtcttgactaattaaaaatttatccttcttaatgttactagattcaactaggcttttactactaagttatgaaagtaaagaaaagaaacaataacttaaccagaagaaaaaatgacaattaaaagtacacaacagaaattaaagagtgtagggaagaagaagacaaacacaagatttatactggttcggcaacaacccgtgcctacatccagtccccaagcaaccaacgatTTTTgcgatttctttcaaccttgtaaaatcctttacaagccaaagatccacaagggatgtgtcatcccttattctctttgaacaaccaagtggatgtaccctccacttgaactgatccacaagagatgtaccctctcttgttctcagtataacaacccaagtagatgtaccctctacttgtaccacaaaggatgtaccctccaatgtgttaggacaaagaattcttaggaggttagtcccttgaattctaTGTGAGGGGGAttcaaaagatatctcaggcggttagtcctttgaaatcttttgtaagaaacataagatatctcaggcgattagtcctttgaaatcttttgtcaagagggagaagggaagaaacaaaagaattctcaggcggttagtcctttgaatcttttggcaagagaaataagtgaatgaagaagaagagtagcacaagtttttgaacaatgaacttttcttggaagagaaagtattgaacaaaaactctatgAAAGAAATCTATTAATCATGAAAGGAATCAGTCTTTTTTCagtattatttttgaaattcgtgccatggtcacatatttataatcatttgatgactcaagttaaagtttgtgactcttggcattttctttaaaaactagtcactttaaaagttgtgactcttttgaaaaactagtcactttaaaagttgtgactcttttgaaaattaGTCACTTAAAGGTagtgacttttaaaaaaaatcttcaaaaacaagtcactttaagaattgtgacttttggtaatttatttttcaaagtaagtcactggtaatcgattactatcaaggtgtaatcgattacacatcaacaaatgtgactcttgatatttaaatttaaaaatccaaacgtttagaaactctggtaatcgattacaagtattatgtaatcgattacacaagtttaaaatgatttgaaaatgttttatcactagttgtgactcttaaaatttgaaatctaacgttttaaaacattggtaatcgattacatgcttatggtaatcgattacagctttgtaaatcagtttgaaaaacaatgttggctactggtaatcgattactaccttctggtaatcgattaccagagagtaaaactctttggtaaaagactttgtgaaaaattcttgtgctactcaatgttttaaaaaacttttttagtacttatcttgattgagtcttctcttgatttttgaatcttgagtcttgaatcttgatcttgattgttcttgaatcttgattcttgaaacttgattgttcttgaatcttgaaacttaattcttaaagctttttgactcctgattctttggaacttgcttaactcttgattctttggcatcatcaaaataatcttggaagtcattacTTCCACACATGATGTATGCCCATTAAAATTTTGGTAACTACAAGATTTTAACTCTcgatcataaaataatattaatgattgaAACATGATATTTTTAACTATGACATACTACATTGATAATGTGCTTATATCTTATGAGTTATGATCATATAAGTATTATTGAAGATAAGCCATACTGTTTTAGTACAATTATGAATGTGATGTTCCTTTTTTAAGTTAAAGCCTGTATACTAACACttttgaagatttaattaatcattaaagaAATTTGACTCTCCAAGCTCTATATGCACTAGCTCTAATTGGACATCTCCCCTGAAGGTAAAATTTCCTTTCATGCAATTTATGCAATTATGCTTTTTGATATAGTCATATTCCCTTGTGCTGTTAGAATTCTTGTTAGTCCTGTTTTTATGCTCTCTATATGCAAATAGCTGCTTAAGTGGATTATTCTTGTTGGTCCTCCTAAACATTCCACATGCTCTGTAGCTTTAGCACCCACCTGGGTTAACTGTGAATTAGCCCTTTGATTAGTCCCGGATAAATACTGCAATGGTGTCATTATCTATGCGGCTCATTAGCAGTTGAGACATTGTGAAAGGTTCTAATACCAGTTGATAAGAACCCTGGGAAAACTACACCATAAAAGCTAGCTAATGTAGTTGGAGAGCCTAAGgcttcataaattttaactaataataaaatttgtttgaaagAATCTAATGTTAAAAATTACTATATGTTGCTAGCATACTCCTCAAAGTTTAAATATTCTACTAAACTTATATCatgttttatatatagtttattaAAGCAAGTTCTCTTTTGTATTGTAGATGATCAATGAGAGGAGCCTGCTTGTGTTTGTTAACTCTTGCATGATGTGTTTCAGAAATTTCTTCTTTGTGCTTTGAGTGTACCAGTGCccaaatactaaaattaatgACTCACCTAGTCTGGTTTTATCTCAGTGGTTACACTCACCTTAGTTACACCAAACATACAATAGtaatacaatataattataGGAGGTGCTGATGTAATTTAAGCCGCTATTTGTAGCTCTTATGCCTAAGATATCTTAGATTCAGTACCTGTTATTTGATCCTAGCCTACTATGTAATTcctattttttgacttttttgtACTTTCCTGAAGTAGAGGAGATGATAAGGGGGCTCACTCAGGTATCTTGGGAGCGTGCGGcaattggtatttttttattgtttgcacCATTGCCCAAAACTTGAAGCTACAGTGGCTAGGCAGATACAGGCACAATTTCAAACCTCTGGCAATGGCAAGCAAGCTCTTCAGGTTAGCAGCTTATTTTGAACTAATATTGTGctcatttttatcttatattgtGACAACCATGTATGTGAGCCTATGAGTTAGTTACTACTTTGGTATTGGTCTATCGATtttaccttcttttttttttttatcaatgttagATGAACCAAATAATAGCTAAGAGATTAAATAACTATTTGGTGATTTATAATTTTGGgaatcattttcttatttttttttaattctaggGACCAATTTcaccaaaaattataatttcggAAACTAAAGGAGATTTTGTACAAGTGAAATAAACGAGAGTAAAGTAATTTACCCATTTATTTACGCAACAGGTAATTTTAAACATAGAaggtatattttaatttataattgtaaCTATATAATTACtagggttatatatatatatatatatatatatatatatatatatatatatatatatatatttattgaaaatatcatatatatttcaCTTCTTTAAAATAAGGAgagtatatttaatttattttaaattataaaatatattaatatttattgattaaaaataaatactaatatatatcaataaagtgtATTCCTCTTTTGAAGGCTAGCAAATAGCATTCATTCTTTAGTACATAGGTagcaaattaaatttagaaaacaaacatTGTCTATAGATCAAAGCAAGAAAgagaaaactgaaaaaaaaaagaagataaaagcaCATTaccataaattgatttttaggaTAGTTAATGTCGGATGATGATGAAGCAATTgtgatgaaataaataaatgtgcctaagtaagaactaagaagaaaagaaagacacGTGAGGATCTCTAAGTGGCTTACTTACATACTTATCCTTAAGTATCTCGTTCACTcgagtaaaaagaaaataaaaatagataaatttttgaattaaaatagataGTGATTGTTGGATGACCTTCAGCCATAGTGTGTGGAAGGGGAGGGGGCAGTGATTGTTGGATTCCCCCTCCTTCCATGGGTCTATGTACATGAATTCAGGTCAAGCTTCCGCTACTGGGGCTCTTCGAAATTATTGTGGCAATGTTCTGCTATCTTATGGGCTTGTGGGGTAGCTCATGCTGAGCTTTGGGCCATCTAACTGGGCTTCCATTACTTAGCGACGTGGATTTAAGGAGCTGATGATTTCATTTACTTAAAAAACAAGTTTTTAAGTATATTATGCTATTTTGTGGAAGAATTTTTTATGATCACTATAGGAACATTTTATGTTCTGTCCTTCAATATACCAATCTATATAAGTCTCATCACCATCAGGGAAGGGAAAAAATGATCATCTTTCTATTGAGGGGCTATTGGCATACTTAGATCAGATAGAAGAGAAATTTATTAACTTACAGTATTGCATATACTGATTAATGAAAAATGAGATTGAtctcttgttgttgtttaacactccagtgtatgaaattcttctGAAATTATTTTGTCGTTATAATAATTGAAAGTCTCATGGGAAAACGtcaatatataacttttaatgaATGAGATTCAttcaaaattaactaaatttatatttgatttacaTAGTAGAATTTGGATTCAAAGATTCATCACAATAACCTCCTCAATAACATACTTgcaaaggtatttttttttttcttctcatgaatTTTTGCATGTAATTATTACAGCAAATTGTATCAGGTAATGAATAATATGCAACCATGTGGAAACAGATGCTTTTAATGGCTTTTCATGCTAATATAGCATTCTCTTGATATTagcattaatataatataaattgtgCAGGACCTCACTTAATCAATTTCAGACCACAGGCTCGAAAATGTACCATTGCAATCTTCCATGACTGTTACAGATGGTTGGTATCATTTTTTCTTAGTAGACCATGAAATTGTGATTACCACgttatttatatgttattattaattttgtatttgattgtTCTGAatcagtttcaatttttttattggtcttTTTAAAGGCCACAAATGCTTGATTGTACTTGAATGCATTTGTTATTAGTGATGCATTGAAATTGGTTTTTCAGACCCTGGTTACTATGAGGATGGAGAGTTTGGGATAAGATTGGAGAATGTGCTTATTGTCAAGGAGGCCgatacaaatttcaattttggtgATAAAGGTTACTTATCTTTTGAACACATTACCTGGGTAAGTTctaatatgtttattattagtttGTCTTTAGTTTATTTCCATGGGATGcttattttgaaatatgtaaAAAGCTTTTGCACTTCACTGAATTAACAAATCAAATGCACAGCCTGATTCCTAAATCTTCTAGTCTGCTTTCGTACTTCTTCACGTACTGGTCCAAGTGCTTGGTCAGTTGGCCTTGCCTTAGTGCCTAGTTCACATCCTAGGAAGGCCCCACTACCTTGCTTAGTTCTTGCTGGTATTCCATTTTCACCCTCCAAGTTCTCATAATTTCCAATGGAAGAATCCAAAGCCCTGTCTTAACTGTGCCCTTATATTTGGGATGAACTCTTCATGCTTTGTATGTATAATTCCAAAGTAGTTATAGTATCTTTTTGTTTCCTCCTTTTTTGAGAGGGCTATGTGTCCATTGATGTGCTAGGTattcaacaaaataaacatTGCAATGTATGTAATTATGTATTAATGGAAAAAATTTAAACCAAGCAACACATTGTATCCATTCAGTCATTTAGTTCATCTTCTTGTCCATTCTCTAGTGCTCTTCATTTGACGCTTCTAATATGATTGATGTCTATCAGGCTATTGCTGATATAATTCGTACAACCTTGGGACCCAGGTTCATGTTAAAAATGCTATTTGATGCTTCAGGAGGTTAgtgtatttatcttttaaattattttgtaacttaGTTATTGATGATTCTTGTGAATCATACCCTTTAATATTTacttgtgaaaagaaaaatatttcccGAGTTATGACTACAATGGTtgggaaagttttttttttgtgtgcatGTGGGTGGGTGGGTGGTGGAGGTTATTGCAACCAGAAAAACGTTATTTCTTTAGTAAACATTGTTTCTGGACTGTGCAGGAGCATTAAGTATAGGTTCTGACTTAATTCTGTATTTGTTTGACACCCTATTTCCTTGTAATTAATAGGCATTATGGTGACAAATGATGGAAATGCTATCTTGCGTGAAATAGATCTTGCTCATCCTACTGCAAAGGCATGGCTTATCACTCTTGCTCCACTTCTTTGATATTTTCTTGCCATGCATaaatattgatatatattaCTATCTTGATCATTTCTTTTGTGAAACCATGGCTTTCTTTCTATGCATTGACTTTTTAAGGTTTAGTTGTTGTTTGGTGTGCAATTTTCTAATATTGCTATATTATTTGGATGGATGCAGTCTATGATTGAATTGAGTTGCACCCAAGATGAAGAAGTTGGAGATGGAACAACATCTATCATCATTCTTGGTATGTTTTGAGCATATGTAGAATTATAGatgctttcttttttaatattgaatCTTCATCTAATTCTATACCTTTTGCCATCCTATTCctgaaattttcttttaaatgattgataattttattatgaaattgaaacTGAAGGGCAAATGTTCCACTAATCAGTTTTGCTGTATTTTGCATGGTTTAGTAACAAGACATGGCTCTTGATTGATGATGCTAGATTTTATTGTGTACTTAATGGAGGGGTAgatctttatttgatttattaggCTATATGTTGTCTCCCCCCTTGTAACTGGTGAGATGCTTCATGTTGCTGAAGCACTCATAGATAAGAATTATCATCCTACAATTATTTGCCGAGATAATTTGTCTATAAGTATTAATCAAtagttcttttcttttctaaaaggaTATTAGATTGTATATAATGACTTTTATAATGATGTTATCTATAGCTTATGACAAAGCTTTGGAGGATGCCATTGCTGTCTTTGACAAAATTGCTATGCCCGTTGATGCCAATGATCATAAGTTTTGTTGCTAAGCCTTTTCAATAATATACTGTGCTAGTTTGTAGAATTGTATTACTTTCTAAAACGGTGTTTATtcaaaccatcttagaaagtgaACTTTCTATGACGGTTGTTAGTTAATGACCGtcttaaaaagtatattttttaagacgGTCGTTAGCTgagaccgtcttagaaagatactttctaagacggtcattAGCAAATGACCGTTGTAGAAAGttcactttctaagacggtttaaataaaaaccgtcttagaatgtattctttttaaaactttctaagacgattccaGCTAATGATCGTCTTAGAAAGGTATCCCAGTTGACGATTGTCGTAgaaagtttgatttttctacgACGGTTATCTTATAACCGTCATTAAAAATCTCAAGTTTTCAATAACATTAGATATAACAATTGTTTATAACCGTTGTTGAATACGTGTTTTAACCATCGTTAAATGTCTTTATTGTaatagtgtttgttgatctcctatataatttattattaacgttcgtatatatttgtcgcactttttatattttcaggaactaaattttgcattttcatctttcagggatgCATTTGTCAGCAGGGTGAGAAGgcgaaaagtcaaaaaaatattatgacaaatatgtctcTATGCtgacaattcatgttgacaatcatttcagtgacaagTTTATTTCTCTGTGCCACGTAGGCTATGTTATCAACAGTAACGGACGAAAATTAACAGtcggatatatttgtcgcactttttaaaTTGTaggaactaaattttatattttcatcttttagggacaCATTTGTAAGTGAATTACACATTGAGggacaaaagtgactatttaccctattttaattgattttagttaGCGACGTTGACAAAATTGAGggtaaaagtaattaaaaatggaGAGGAGCATCgagtgcattttaaaaaaaaaaattgggggtAAAAGTAGGCAAATTTACTTTACAGGGTTTCTTTTAGAAACTATTTACGGAATGGGGTCTCATTTATAACAAATTACGGAGGGGGTCGGTTTCTTACGTGGGTGCCGCCATTGACACTGGCGGGAAGCTTGAACCGCCAGTGCCAATGGCGGGATAGGCTGACTAGGAGAGAGGGGGAGAGGGGTACCGCCAACAGCAATGGCGGGATAGGGGGAGAGAGTGGGTACCGCCAATAGCTTCTACGGGATAGGGGGAGAGAAGGGGTACCGCCAGTGGCTGTTGCGGGACAGGGGGAGAGAGGGATGCCGCCACTGGCTTCTCCGGGATGATCTGTTGCAGGACGGGGAGAGAGAGGGATGCTGCCATCGATAGATGTGCGTTTGCAGCACACTATCAAGGTATAAGCGTCACTTCCTGTCGtttcgtttttgtttttgtcgttTTGATCGCGTGGGTGATGCTTGCTTTCCTCCTTCTGTTATTTTTGCCTGCAGAGGTGCAAGCATGGCTGTCAAGCACGAATTAAAATACATCTCACATTTTctttaagtttaaaattttgataaaaaaaagaaaaatatttttaattcatatctATCCATCAATCAATATCggcatttaattaatatatatatacatacatatatatatatatatatatatatatatatatattatttatgtattgaaaatataacaagttaatattatagaacaaattaattcattaatattttaaaagataatatcttaccagaatttttcattttatattcttaaataaaattatatatgatatctttttttttttacattttcaaacaaaatctaATATAATATACCTAATACTATAAAATTTGTGAATAA harbors:
- the LOC114404913 gene encoding T-complex protein 1 subunit gamma-like encodes the protein MIDVYQAIADIIRTTLGPRFMLKMLFDASGGIMVTNDGNAILREIDLAHPTAKSMIELSCTQDEEVGDGTTSIIILAGEMLHVAEALIDKNYHPTIICRDNLSITYDKALEDAIAVFDKIAMPVDANDHKFCC
- the LOC114404912 gene encoding thiamine thiazole synthase, chloroplastic-like codes for the protein MIADSACSKSHRTVSLLDLWSISWVSWKIWAAQAGIRILQPGQLFSTMVVCKPAHLFLDELDVAYDEQEDYIVIKHTALFTSTIMSKILARPNVKLFNAVVAKDLIMKEGRVVTNLALVSMNHDTQSCMDPNVMEAKVVVSSCGHDGPLSATGVKRLKSIGMIDNVPGMKALDAKSIGMVVVRLTREIVLGMIVTGMEVAEIGGSPRMGPYLSMMFKLTFKLMERVELKALGRNNAIDGTCGVGTEEPHLIFASTVEFHDGLESMMLDQLLKWIILVGPPKHSTCSVALAPTWVNCELAL